In a single window of the Dryobates pubescens isolate bDryPub1 chromosome Z, bDryPub1.pri, whole genome shotgun sequence genome:
- the CCDC71L gene encoding coiled-coil domain-containing protein 71L, whose translation MTRSRKQAALERGDEKMNPEAGNAATAAAGAQAEGTADGGAAPAAWRLEGEAEKVVYSRSQISFAGTKALGDALKIFMPKSTEFMSSDSELWNFLCSLKHEFSPVILRSKDVYGYASCRAVVPDPPPPSAERPRRRAGKRRFTAADTKRRPTAVGGSAKPRRRRRRRRRGRGKQRQVAATPAGGSPRGEEQEALSELGQSGEEVDSEQDSAAEGAAWEPFGGKSLEEIWKAATPRLITFPTIRVRGNVWSRRSLAAVRRRAQRILGVDLSPVVRLRRFPVAPS comes from the coding sequence ATGACCCGCAGTAGGAAGCAGGCGGCGCTGGAGAGAGGAGACGAGAAGATGAACCCAGAGGCAGGGAACGCCGCGACAGCGGCCGCAGGAGCACAGGCGGAGGGGACAGCTGACGGCGGAGCGGCTCCTGCCGcctggaggctggaaggggaggCGGAGAAAGTTGTGTACTCGCGCTCGCAGATTTCCTTCGCCGGCACCAAAGCGCTGGGCGACGCCCTCAAGATCTTCATGCCCAAGTCTACGGAGTTTATGAGCTCCGACTCGGAGctgtggaacttcctctgcagcctcaagCACGAGTTCTCTCCAGTCATCCTGCGCAGCAAGGACGTCTACGGATACGCCTCCTGTCGCGCTGTCGTACCCGATCCACCACCGCCCTCGGCGGAACGGCCCCGTCGCCGCGCCGGCAAGCGGCGCTTCACGGCCGCCGACACCAAGCGCCGGCCCACGGCGGTGGGTGGCAGCGCCAAGCcgcggaggcggcggcggcggcgtaGGAGGGGACGAGGGAAGCAGCGGCAAGTGGCTGCGACCCCGGCGGGCGGCAGCCCCCGCGGCGAGGAGCAGGAGGCGTTGTCGGAGTTGGGGCAGTCAGGCGAAGAGGTGGACAGCGAGCAGGACAGCGCGGCCGAGGGCGCCGCCTGGGAGCCCTTCGGCGGCAAGTCGCTGGAGGAGATTTGGAAGGCGGCCACCCCCCGCCTTATCACCTTCCCCACCATCCGGGTGCGGGGCAACGTTTGGAGCCGGCGGAGCCTGGCGGCGGTGCGGCGTCGGGCGCAACGGATCCTCGGCGTGGACCTGTCTCCTGTGGTGCGGCTGCGCCGCTTCCCCGTGGCGCCGTCCTGA